CCATCAGCCCCCGTACGCCTCGTCGCACAGCTCGGCCATCTCGATGTCCGCGTCAGTGATCCCACCCTCCTCGTGGGAGGTCAGCCGTACCTCGACCTCCTCGTAGCGGATGCGGATCTCGGGGTGGTGGAACTGCTCCTCGGCGACCTCGCCGACGTCCTGGGCGAAGCTTACGCCCTGCAGGTAGTCGTCGAACTCGTAGGTGCGGACGATCTCGTCGTCCTCGCGCTCCCAGCCGTCGGGCAGCTGTGCGTCGATCTCGTCGTCCGAAAGCAGGTCTGCCATAGCGGATGGACGGAAGCGACGAAAATAACGGTTGTGCCGTCTTTCTCGTGCCGTCAATCGTCGTCGGTGGCACCGATCGGGACGTCGGCTCGCTCGTCGTCGGAGACGCCGAACGACGGCGCGCGCCGAGCGTCGCCGAACTCGGGGTCGAACAGCTGCAACGCGGTGTTGATCGTGCTCCAGTCGTCCTCCGCGGCGGCCTCCCGCAGGCTCTTGGTCGGCGGAGCGAGCAGCTGGCTGACCATCGAGTCGGCCATCGCCTCGAGCACGTCCCGCTGTGAGGTTCCCTCCTTCTCGAGTTCCGTCAGCGCCCGCTCGAGTTCGCGTTCCTTGATGCGATCGGCCGACTCGTACATCGCCGCGATGACCTCGTCGGCCCGGGCGCGTTTGTACTGGTCACAGAGGAGCTCGAACTCCCGGTCGATCATCAGCTCGACCTCGCTTGCGGCGTCGGCGCGCTGCTCGCGGGTCTCGGCGGTAATCGACTCGAGGTCGTCGAGGTCGTACACCGTCACCGACTCGAGGGCACCGACCGCGGGCGCGACGTCGCGAGGCTGGCCGAGGTCGACGACGACCTGGTCGCCCCCGTCGAGGTGGTGGGGTTCGACAACCGGCTCGTCGCTGCCGGTCGCCGCGATCACGACGTCTGCGTCGTCGGCGATCGTGGCGAGCGCCTCGAGGGGTTCGCCGCGGGCCTCGACGTCGAGCTCGTCCGCGAGGTGGTCGGCGCGGTCGACGGTGCGGTTCGCGACGACCAGCTCCGAGACCCCGGCGTCGGCGAGGCTTCGGGCTGCCAGCCGTCCCATCTCACCGGCGCCGACGACCAGTCCCGTCGCCCCCTCGAGGACGACGTCGTCGGCGACGAGCCGGGTCGCAGCCGATCCGAGCGAGACGACGCCCTCGTTGATCGCGGTCTCGGTTCGGGCGCGCTCGCCGACGTGGATCGCCTTCGTGACGGCCGCGTCGAGCATCGGCCCGATCCCGCCGGCGCTGCGGGCGTCCTCGTAGGCGGTGCGGACCTGACCGATGATCTGGTCCTCGCCGAGCACGACCGATTCGAGTCCCGTCGCGACCCGCAGCAGGTGTCGCAGGCTCTCGTCGTGGCCGGTGACGACCAGCGCGTCGTCGTTGGCCGTCGCGAAAAACTCCTCGAGCGTCGCTCGTCCGATCGTGGCGTCGGTCGAGACGACGTAGGCCTCGACCCGGTTACACGTCGAGAGGACGTACGCCTCCTCGATCTCCGGAAGCTCGCGGAGAGTCGCGACGGCGGCCCGCTGGCTGTCGGGGCTCGCGGCCGCGAGATCGTCGACGCTGCCGCTGTCGTGTGTGACGCGTGCGGCCGTGATAACGCCGCTCACGGTCGATCACCGTTCGTCGACTGCTCCTCACTCAGCACGTCCTCGATCACTTGGGATGGCTTGGACGCACCCGTACGTAAATCTGTCCAAACGGCCGATGATTTGACGACGTCTCCGACGAGCTCACGCCGACGGGCGGGTGCGACGTCCCGCGATTTGAGCTCCGAACGGAGCGTCCCGCAGAGCCGCGCCATCTCGCCGGCGCCCGCCAGCCGGTCCTCGAACTCCTGACGGAGGTGTTTGCTCAGCGCGGGAGCGGTCCCGCCCGTCGAGACCGAGACGACGACGGGGTCCTCTCGGACGGTCGCGGGGACGACGACGCTTCCGGGCTCGCGTCCCCCGGCCCGGTCGGCGCGGTTGACGAGCGTGCCTCGCTCCCGGGCCGCCCGCTCGATCGCTCCGTTGAGCGCCTCGTCGTCGGTCGCGGCGACGACCAGCGCGGGCTCGGCACGGGCGAGCCAGCCGGGGACGGCCGCTGGATCGGGTGCGGCCCGCACTCGCTCTGCGTCGCCGAACCGCTCGTCTGTGAAGTCGGGACTGACGACCAGCACCCTCGCCTCGCGGGCGAACCGGCGAGCCTTCCGGGCTCCGACCGGGCCACCCCCGAAGACGAGCACCGTCGTCCCCGTGAAGTCGTGGAGTAGCGGAATCATTGTGGACTCAAACGATCTGTCGCCGCGTCGACGGCGACTCCTGTCTCCGATAACCGGGAGACGGCTACCGCGTACGTGACCGTCGGGACGCGGCCCTCATAAGCGACTCGGCGGAGCTAGAACGGGTACTCCCGGGAGTCGTGTTGCAGGGAGAGCCACTTCCGTTCGGTGATCTCCTCAAGGAACGCCTCGGCGTTGTAGCTGCCGATCCCGGAGGCGCCGGTGCCGCCGAAGGGGACGTGGGCCTCGTCGTTGATCGGCTGATCGTTGATGTGGACCATCCCGGTCTCGAGGCGGTCCGCGATCCGCCGTCCCGCGCCGACGTCGCCCGCGTGGACCGATCCCGAGAGGCCGTACTCGACGGCGTTGTGGAGCTCGACGGCCTCGTCGATATCCGAGAACGGGATCACGGGTGCGATCGGACCGAAGTGTTCGTTACAGGCCGCGGCCATCTCGTTCGTCACCCCCGAGAGGACCGTCGGCGCGACGATCAGCGAGTCGTCGACCCCGTCGATCTCGACCGTCTCGCCGCCGGTCTCGAGAGTCGCGCCCGCCTCGACGGTCTCCTCGACGTAGCCGAGCATCTCCTCGCGCTGGCTCTCGTCGATGATCGGCCCGACGACGGTGTCGTCGTCGTGGGCGCTGCCGGCTGGCAGCGACTCGGCGCGCTCGGTCAGCCGCTCGACGTACTCGTCGTAGACGTCCTCGTGGACCAGGTGGCGGTTGATCGAGATACAGACCTGTCCCTGGTGGACGAACGTGCCGAAGACGCCGGCGTCGACGGCGTCCTCGAGGTCGGCGTCTTCGGTGACGATGTGAGCGTTGTTCCCGCCCAGCTCCATCGCGGCCTCAGCGAGGTTCTCGCCGGCGGTGGCGGCGACCTGGCGGCCGATCGGCGTCGATCCGGTGAAGGCGACGACGTCGCTCTCGGGGTGGCCGGCGATCCGATCGCCGATCTCCGACCCCTTCCCGGTGACGACGTTGAGGACGCCGTCGGGAACCCCGGCGTCCTCGAACAGCTTTGCGAGCAACAGTCCGCCCGTGATCGGCGTATTGGAGGCGGGCTTGAGCACGACCGCGTTCCCGGCGGCGATCGCCGGCGCGACCGCTCGCATCGAGAGGTTTAGCGGGAAGTTCCACGGCGAGATCACCGTGACCACTCCCTCGGGGACACGCTCGACGACGTTTTCCTTCCCCGGAACGTTGGAGGCGGCGTGCTGGCCTTTCATCCGGCGGGGCAGCGTCGCCGCCTCGGCGGCCTGATCGGTCGCCAGCTGGAGCGACGTCTCGCCCATGATCTGCGAGCCGCCGGCCTCGCTTGTGAGCAGCTCGACGATCTCGTCGTGGCGCTCCTCAAGCCCATCGACGACGTCCTGCAACAGCTCCTCGCGCTCTGCGGGCGGGCGGTCTCCCCACGCTGACTGGGCGGCCGCGGCGGCCTCGTAGGCCGCGTCGACGTCGTCCTCGACGGCCGCGGGAACCGACGCGATCGACTCCCGCGTCGAGGGGTCCTCGACGGTCAGCTCCTCGCCGCTTTCGGACGGCGTCCACTCCCCGTCGACGTACAGCTCGCTCCAGTCGTCGGTGATTGGTAGAGTCATCAAGCGTTGTTCCTACGGGCGTACGGAGGAAAACGGTCACGGACGGAGAACCCGTGACCGCGACCGTAACCGATTCGGAGCCGAAGCCGCCCGCCTACTCGCCCTCGACGCCGCTTACGTCGAACCCGAGCTCTTCGATCTCTTCGAGGATCGCCTCGTGGTCGGCGCTGGCCTCGTAGTAGATGACGATGTCGAAGCTCCCCTCCCGGAGCAGCTGCTGGCACTCCCAGACGAATTCCTCGTCCTCGAGGGTCAGCCCCTGGTGTTGGTTCGAGGAGAAGTCGGGGTCGTCGTTGCCCGAGTAGACGTAGCAGTCTTTCGGATCGTACCCCGAGTGCTCGGCGATGATATCGCCGACGTCGATCGTCGTCTGCATCATCCGGACGTCCTCGCTGCCGTCGTACTCGGTGTGGACGATGGCACCGTTAAGGTCGACCTCGCCGGGCTCGAGTAACGCCTTCGTTCGCTGGTAGAGATCCTCGTCGAGTGTGTCGCTCATCGGCCGACACGAGGACCTCCGGCCTGATAGCGGTCACGATCGGTCGTCGCGTGCCGTGTTGGGACGTGTCGGCGTCGGCGAGTAACACACAAGACACATACTTCTGCCCTTCCTCACGTCGAACGATGAATCGGTGGCTCCGTGAGCGCGTGGACGCGGCCTACGAGCAGCTTCTCTCGCGGGAGATCGACGGTGTGCCAACCCACGTCGCCGTGATTCAGGATGGAAACCGTCGGTACGCGCGCCGACAGGGATCGGACGCGACCGACGGCCACCGCGAGGGCGCCGAGACGACCGAGGACGTCCTCGAGTGGTGCCAGGAGGTCGGCGTCGAGGAGCTGACCCTCTACGCGTTCTCGACGGAGAACTTCGAGCGGCCGGCCGAGGAGCGCGAGGCGCTGTACGATCTGCTCTGCGAGAAGCTCCGTGAGTTCGCCGACGCCGAACGGGTCCACGAGAACGGCGTCAAGATCCGCGCGCTCGGTGCGGTCGAGCGACTGCCCAAGCGGGTCCGAGAGGCCGTCGACTACGCGGAGGACCGGACCCGCGACTACGACCGCTTCGTGTTGAACATCGCGCTGGCCTACGGGGGCCGCTCGGAGCTCCTGGAGGCCGCCCGCGGCGTCGCTGAGGACGTCGAGTCCGGCGCGGTCGACCCCGAGGAGATCGACGTAGAGACGATCGAGCGCCGGCTGTACGACGAGCCGGTCCGTGACGTCGACCTGATTATCCGGACCGGAGGCGACGAGCGCACCTCGAACTTCCTGCCCTGGCACGCCAACGGCAACGAGGCCGCGGTCTTTTTCTGTACGCCTTACTGGCCCGAGTTCTCGAAGCCCGACTTCCTCCGTGGGATCCGCACGTACGAACACCGCCAGGAGTCCTGGCGGCGAACCCGCGCTCGACGGGCGCTTGCCCTGCTGGGCGCGATGAGCGACCGCGAACTCGCCGAGGCTCGCTCGATCGTCGACCGGTTCCGGGACTCGCTGCCGACCGCCGAACAGCCCGACGAGGACGAACTCGAGGGGGCCGACTCGAGCGGACCCGCCGCGGACTGAGCAGTGTCTCGAAACCTACAATCGGACGGCGTCCCGAGAGCCGGTATGGACCGCCAGCTCGCCGCCGGCCTCGCCGCGACGGCGACCGGAGTCGCCGCCGTTCTGGTGCTCGGAGCCGCCGGCGTGCTCCGTCACCCCCAGGCCGCCGCTGACCACACCCAGCCAGCCGAGTTTCTCGCGATCGGCGGGAGCCTCCTGTTGGTGACCGTCGGCGTCCTCGTGACACTGTTTGCCTACGTCGAGTTTCCGGAGCCCGACGTCGATCCGTAACCCGCCCGAAGCTGGCTGGCAGCCCGAACCGACCGCAGCGACTTTTGCTCGTCCGGAGCGAGCACCGGGACGATGGAAGCGAAGCTCGAGACCGAGTCGCTCACGAGAACGGTATCGGGCGAGACGATCGTCGAGGACGTCTCGCTCCGCGTCGGGGGGTCGACGGTCCTCGCGGTCGTCGGCTCCTCGGGGGCGGGGAAGTCCTCGTTCCTCCGGCTGCTCAACCGACTGGACGAACCGACCGACGGCACGGTGTTTCTCGACGGCGTCGACTACCGCGAGATCGATCCCCAGACACTGCGTCGTCGGATCGGGCTCGTTCCCCAGGAGTCGGCGCTCCGGCCGGGGACCGTCCGAGAGAACGTCGCCGCGAGCGATCGGATCCGGGGCGAACCGGTCGACGACGAGCGCGTCGCGGCGCTGCTCGACCGAGTCCAGTTGCCGAACGCGGCGGAACGGGACGTCGAGGACCTCTCCGGCGGCCAGCAACAGCGCGTCGCGGTCGCCCGGACCCTCTACGTCGATCCCGAGGTGCTCCTACTCGACGAGCCGACCTCCCACCTCGATTCGGAGACGGAAGCGCGGGTCGAGGAGCTCCTCGGCGACCTGATCCGAACCGAGGGGTTGACCTGCGTCCTCGTCACCCACGACACCGCCCAGGCCGAGCGCCTCGCCGACCGCGTCGCCGAGTTCGAGGACGGACGGGTCGTCGCCGAGGGACGGCCCGAGGAGGTTCTCGCGTGACCGATCCGGCCCTGGAGCGCGTCCTCGAGCACGCGGCCGACCCGGTCCTCGTCACGGGGTTCGTCCAGATCGCGATCGCGGCGGCGCTGACGGCGGTCGTCCTCGGAGTTGTCTACGTCCGCCAGCTCGGGTTCGAGCGGGAGGTCGTCACAATGTCCGTTCGCGGGCTGATCCAGGTGGTCGCCGCCGGTGCGGTGATCAGTCTTCTGCTGGCGGCCCACCTCGCCTGGGCGGCGGTCGCCCTCGCGGTCATGATCGTCGTCGGCGCCTACATCTCCTACAAGCGCGGGACCGCGCTACCGGGCGTGTTCAAGACGTCGCTGGCGTCGATCGGGTTCGGAGCCGGGCTGACGATCGTGGCGATGGCCGCCGCGGGCGCCATCGAGATGACGATGCGGGACTTGCTGGTCATCGGGAGCATGGTCATCGCCAACTCGATGCAGACGAACTCGCTCGCCCTCGACCGGTTTACCGGGGAGATCGCCTCGAACCGGGCGGAGATCGAGGCGCTGTTGAGCGTCGGCGCCTCGCCGGACGAAGCCATCACCGAGTACGTCTCGACGAGCGTCTACGCAGCGTTGATCCCGACGGTCGACGCGATCAAGAGTCTCGGCGTTGTCAAGATCCCGGGGCTAATGGCGGGGATGATCATCGCCGGCGAGAACCCGATCTACGCCGCCCAGTACCAGTTCGCGATCATGCTGATGCTCTTCGCTGCGGGCGGGCTCACCGTCGTCGCCAACACCGTCCTGCTCAGCCGACGGGTGTTCACCGACGCGAAACAGCTCGACGAGGAGGTCGTCGACGCGATCGACAACTGAGACGGTCCGCCGTACCGATCGAACTACCGACCGAACCGTCGCGAGCGATTGCAGTACTCCCGGACCGCACGCAGGAAGTCCCGCTCGCGGAAGTCCCGCCAGTTGACGTCGGTGAAGTAGAGTTCGGAGTAGACCGACTGCCAGATCATGAAATCGGAGAGGCGTTCGGCGCCCGTCTTGATCACCAGATCGGGCTCGGAGGGAAAGACGAGGTGGTTCTCGACGCGCTCGTCGTTGATCTCGTCGGGCTCGAGCTCGCCCGCGTCGACGCTCTCGGCCAGGGTGCGAACCGCGGCCGTGAACTCGTGTTTCCCGCCCAGACCGATCCCGATCTGGATCGGAGCGTCGGCCTGACTCGGATCGTCAGGGGTTCGGACGGCGATCTCCCGGGGGGCGTCGACGGTCTCGAGCTCGCGGCGCAGGGCCGGGATCGCGTCGGCGTCGAGGACGCTGACGTAGACGGTCACCCGTCGGGCGTACTCGAAGGCCCACTCGAAAAAATCCGCGAGCGTCTCGTAGGCACCGCGCTCGAGCAGGTCCCGTTCGGTGATCACGAGCGCGACGTGGTCGGGACTCTCGGCGTCGTGGCGGGCGATACGGACGGAGAGGTAGCGCTCGTACAGACCCACGCCCTCCCGTTTCCGGGCCGATGGCATACCGGTTACGGGTTCGATCGGTGACGGGCGGACAGGAGAGTTAGCCCCGCTACCCGCGGGAAACCGGCTCCGGAGCGGTTCACGAAGGTTGAAGTAATCCCCACAGAAAGGACCGATTACCGTGTCA
This genomic window from Natronococcus occultus SP4 contains:
- a CDS encoding precorrin-2 dehydrogenase/sirohydrochlorin ferrochelatase family protein — its product is MIPLLHDFTGTTVLVFGGGPVGARKARRFAREARVLVVSPDFTDERFGDAERVRAAPDPAAVPGWLARAEPALVVAATDDEALNGAIERAARERGTLVNRADRAGGREPGSVVVPATVREDPVVVSVSTGGTAPALSKHLRQEFEDRLAGAGEMARLCGTLRSELKSRDVAPARRRELVGDVVKSSAVWTDLRTGASKPSQVIEDVLSEEQSTNGDRP
- a CDS encoding undecaprenyl diphosphate synthase family protein codes for the protein MGLYERYLSVRIARHDAESPDHVALVITERDLLERGAYETLADFFEWAFEYARRVTVYVSVLDADAIPALRRELETVDAPREIAVRTPDDPSQADAPIQIGIGLGGKHEFTAAVRTLAESVDAGELEPDEINDERVENHLVFPSEPDLVIKTGAERLSDFMIWQSVYSELYFTDVNWRDFRERDFLRAVREYCNRSRRFGR
- the hemA gene encoding glutamyl-tRNA reductase codes for the protein MSGVITAARVTHDSGSVDDLAAASPDSQRAAVATLRELPEIEEAYVLSTCNRVEAYVVSTDATIGRATLEEFFATANDDALVVTGHDESLRHLLRVATGLESVVLGEDQIIGQVRTAYEDARSAGGIGPMLDAAVTKAIHVGERARTETAINEGVVSLGSAATRLVADDVVLEGATGLVVGAGEMGRLAARSLADAGVSELVVANRTVDRADHLADELDVEARGEPLEALATIADDADVVIAATGSDEPVVEPHHLDGGDQVVVDLGQPRDVAPAVGALESVTVYDLDDLESITAETREQRADAASEVELMIDREFELLCDQYKRARADEVIAAMYESADRIKERELERALTELEKEGTSQRDVLEAMADSMVSQLLAPPTKSLREAAAEDDWSTINTALQLFDPEFGDARRAPSFGVSDDERADVPIGATDDD
- the uppS gene encoding polyprenyl diphosphate synthase, whose translation is MNRWLRERVDAAYEQLLSREIDGVPTHVAVIQDGNRRYARRQGSDATDGHREGAETTEDVLEWCQEVGVEELTLYAFSTENFERPAEEREALYDLLCEKLREFADAERVHENGVKIRALGAVERLPKRVREAVDYAEDRTRDYDRFVLNIALAYGGRSELLEAARGVAEDVESGAVDPEEIDVETIERRLYDEPVRDVDLIIRTGGDERTSNFLPWHANGNEAAVFFCTPYWPEFSKPDFLRGIRTYEHRQESWRRTRARRALALLGAMSDRELAEARSIVDRFRDSLPTAEQPDEDELEGADSSGPAAD
- a CDS encoding ABC transporter ATP-binding protein, with product MEAKLETESLTRTVSGETIVEDVSLRVGGSTVLAVVGSSGAGKSSFLRLLNRLDEPTDGTVFLDGVDYREIDPQTLRRRIGLVPQESALRPGTVRENVAASDRIRGEPVDDERVAALLDRVQLPNAAERDVEDLSGGQQQRVAVARTLYVDPEVLLLDEPTSHLDSETEARVEELLGDLIRTEGLTCVLVTHDTAQAERLADRVAEFEDGRVVAEGRPEEVLA
- a CDS encoding DUF5778 family protein — encoded protein: MSDTLDEDLYQRTKALLEPGEVDLNGAIVHTEYDGSEDVRMMQTTIDVGDIIAEHSGYDPKDCYVYSGNDDPDFSSNQHQGLTLEDEEFVWECQQLLREGSFDIVIYYEASADHEAILEEIEELGFDVSGVEGE
- a CDS encoding ABC transporter permease, producing MTDPALERVLEHAADPVLVTGFVQIAIAAALTAVVLGVVYVRQLGFEREVVTMSVRGLIQVVAAGAVISLLLAAHLAWAAVALAVMIVVGAYISYKRGTALPGVFKTSLASIGFGAGLTIVAMAAAGAIEMTMRDLLVIGSMVIANSMQTNSLALDRFTGEIASNRAEIEALLSVGASPDEAITEYVSTSVYAALIPTVDAIKSLGVVKIPGLMAGMIIAGENPIYAAQYQFAIMLMLFAAGGLTVVANTVLLSRRVFTDAKQLDEEVVDAIDN
- a CDS encoding aldehyde dehydrogenase family protein, with the protein product MTLPITDDWSELYVDGEWTPSESGEELTVEDPSTRESIASVPAAVEDDVDAAYEAAAAAQSAWGDRPPAEREELLQDVVDGLEERHDEIVELLTSEAGGSQIMGETSLQLATDQAAEAATLPRRMKGQHAASNVPGKENVVERVPEGVVTVISPWNFPLNLSMRAVAPAIAAGNAVVLKPASNTPITGGLLLAKLFEDAGVPDGVLNVVTGKGSEIGDRIAGHPESDVVAFTGSTPIGRQVAATAGENLAEAAMELGGNNAHIVTEDADLEDAVDAGVFGTFVHQGQVCISINRHLVHEDVYDEYVERLTERAESLPAGSAHDDDTVVGPIIDESQREEMLGYVEETVEAGATLETGGETVEIDGVDDSLIVAPTVLSGVTNEMAAACNEHFGPIAPVIPFSDIDEAVELHNAVEYGLSGSVHAGDVGAGRRIADRLETGMVHINDQPINDEAHVPFGGTGASGIGSYNAEAFLEEITERKWLSLQHDSREYPF
- a CDS encoding 4a-hydroxytetrahydrobiopterin dehydratase, giving the protein MADLLSDDEIDAQLPDGWEREDDEIVRTYEFDDYLQGVSFAQDVGEVAEEQFHHPEIRIRYEEVEVRLTSHEEGGITDADIEMAELCDEAYGG